Proteins encoded together in one Bradyrhizobium sp. CB82 window:
- a CDS encoding CsbD family protein gives MDNDRIAGSAKEFAGRVEGAVGEMTGDARTQASAKAREAAGTVQNLYGQAKDAARDATDTAAGYAKDAYEAGQDTFRDGTQALAKRVQDNPLGALLVAGGIGFALALLMSRPARRPPPRWRYYG, from the coding sequence TGCCGGACGCGTCGAAGGTGCGGTCGGTGAGATGACGGGAGACGCGAGGACGCAGGCCTCGGCCAAGGCGCGCGAAGCGGCCGGCACCGTGCAGAACCTGTACGGCCAGGCGAAGGATGCCGCGCGTGATGCCACGGATACCGCGGCCGGTTACGCGAAGGACGCCTATGAAGCCGGCCAGGATACATTCCGCGACGGGACGCAGGCCCTGGCAAAGAGAGTGCAGGACAATCCGCTCGGCGCGCTGCTGGTCGCCGGCGGCATCGGCTTTGCGCTCGCGCTGTTGATGTCGCGGCCAGCCCGCCGCCCGCCGCCGCGCTGGCGCTACTACGGCTAG